aagtcaagtgcttccaagcgttcccagtagttaaggtgcttgacagaacttatacgtgcagtaaaggatctctgtacactctctagatctgcgatttcacctgctttgtatggagatgttaatgtacagcagtattccagcctcgagagaacaagtgatttgaaaaggatcatcatgggcttggcatctctcattttgaaagttctcattatccatcctatcattttctttgcacatgcgatcgtggcactgttgtgatccttgaaagtgagatcctcagacattactactcccaggtcccttgctCAATCTGTTGACTTATTCGTGAAGATAGTTTGTTTTTTCTATATACAAAATTAATTACATCaccttattaattttttttttaatttcgtgATATGTTGATATGAAAATGTACTAATTCACAACTTGTCAAGTTATTTGAGACTGACAGGGGAGAATATGCATATTGCTCCTAAACAAATAGCTTAATTAACTGATCAAATATAATATGGATGGGTTGACatttattatttatcatttcATAATTATTGGTTTTAGGTTATGAACACTGAAGTGTTCTGAACTGAAGTGTTCAGGTTATGAACACTGAAATGTTCATAACCTGAAATTACACTTGCATTGTTATTTTCTTACTTTTATGTATTTGCATGCAAGTTCACACATTACTAAGCATTATTTTTTTCAGGGCTATCAAGGCATTTCAACAAGTATTGTACATCGAACCTGGTTTCAGTCGAGCCAATGAAGTTCATCTCCGCTTGGGGTTAATGTTTAAAGTCCAAAGTGACTATGAATcatcactgaaacacttccaatcAGCATTAATTGATGCTGGTCCAGCATCATTTTCTAAACTTGAAAGTAAGTTGATAAAAGAATTATTCAGCTTGTCATATTCTTTGTTGTTTACCAGAGAGCCACGTGGTGTATTATAATCACCATTTTGggtattagcaaaaaaaaaaaaaccataaatAAATAGGTCACTACATTCCAGGTTTGCCAGTTAAGCACAGAAGGTGAAAGTGATACAGCATTCAGAAGTAAAAAGGCCTAGAGGGAGGCCATTATATTGTATACAAAAGTTAAATTTTGagttccaacccccccccccccttatctctctctctctctctctctctcagggtttgacaaggttaggttaaggatccctagctttattgacaagctatttacaagttaaggattccaaaatttattgacaagctaagagttgttacctacatgatcttatttgaaagcatttttattgttatgaaacatacatgtatggaacaggatgaagttggagccatctgtgggccagcattttcatttgatcaactgactttatctcatttacatcataatgctgtaggaatgtgttccagactcgagtcatccttgggataaataatctcagatgaagtgatgttctggagaagggtacaaccagaatgaagttgctgctttctgcccatcttgtggtatagaagcttgcttcttgctgtcctcgaagtggagccaagtgtggtgcTTTGACAATcttggccttgtatataacagtaaggccactcacatccctcctgtgttgaaggctccgctgaaatgacagatctatccaggatgggtccaagcgagagagatgagacgtcttgctctgttctctactctatcaagcagttgcagatgagagggggggggggcaggcaaaccaagaaagtggagcatactcaaggtgtgagcgtacttgccacccctactgtcaagcagatgcgagatatgtcgaagtgctgtaatctctctctctctctttacacagggtttgacaaggttaggttaagcatgggccagtaggcctgctgcagtgttccttctttcttatgtttttatattcttaaggattcctagctttattgacaagctatttacaggttaaggattcctaactttaatgacaagctaagagctgttacctacatcagctcatttgaaagcatttttattgttatgaaacataaagGTAGGAAacgggatgaagttggagccatctgtgggccagcattttcatttgatcaactgactttatcttgttgacatcataatgatgtacgaatgtgttccagacttgagttatcctggggataaatgatctcagatgaaataatgttctggagaagggtacagccagagtgaagttgctgctttctgcccgtcttgtggtatagaagtttACTTCTTGctgtccccccccccctcgcTCCCTTTATTTCCCTCTATTCTTCCTTTTGACTTATGTCTCCCCTCACCCATTTTCTTCTAACTTTCCTTTCCCTTAcctctccctcattccctccctttCCACTAGCCAATATTCAAAATATGTTTATATGATATCATGCAGTTTCCTAAGATACATATTATATTTATGTAcagaataaataaacacaatttCATTCTCACACTTATTTTCTTTTACAGTTCAATTCCATGTTGCTCACTTGTATGAGCTTCAAAACAAGCACAGAGCTGCTCGAGAAGCATATGAAAACCTGCTAAAAGAGCCAGATCTTCCCAACCACCTCCGTGCAGACATCCAGCGCCAACTAGGATGGATGTACCATACTGTTGAAAGTTTGGGAGAGAAATCATACAGGGAACTCACTGCCGTACAATATCTGCAAAAGTCTATTGAAGCTGACCCTAAGAGTGGACAAAGTTTGTACCTACTTGGTCGCTGCTACTCTGCCCTTGGAAAAGTACATGATGCATTTATAGCATACAGAAACTCTGTTGACAAGTGTGAGGGCAATGCTGATACTTGGTGTTCTATAGGGTAAGTTTACATTTATGCATttgtttaatatttatttttttttttagattaatTTTAATTGATATTTTTGACCCATTACCTGTGTGCATAAAAACAAAAGAATGCAGAACTGCAGTAGGCATACTCTTCCATGCAAGAGAGGATCTACACTTTTAACCAATTTGTGTATCCGTCCgacctctttttaaaactacccGTATTATCTGATTCAGTGACATTAGTAACATTGCAAGTTGGCTCCAGAAAAGGGAGGTCTCCATTCTTATTCTTGATCTGTTATTGTCTTTTATGTTTCAACTCCATTTACTACTTTCACCTGCTAAAACTGCTTATTTTCTACTTTTTATGTGCCATTATattgagggtttactgtacaGTAGGACAGCGGTATGCGCGGGTCAGGTTTCCACGGTTTCAGTTATTCACTGTTTACTGTGGCCTGAAAATagcccttaattttgcttaataatagcACCAAATTGCAAAAATAGCAATGAtagcagttcttcaaagcctaagcgAAGCCCTGAAgtgtttcccatcagtaaaaaacTGCTagttctccacttattgtgcgtAATTTATcgattaaactttatcataggtatgtatgtaaacaaaaaaccacttacatgtatatatatattaggttcaCTACTATCCGTGGTTTCGGGTATCCATGGTAAGTCTTGGAATGTATTCCCTGTggatacaggggtcctactgtatatagaaGGGACAAATTCCATCTGTCCACCTTTATGACTAAATAGAAACCTGGCTGACCAGTTTCAGGGAGACCAATTAGTTGGACtttaaagtcctggaggtggaattGTTGCAGTTCAAGTCATATAAATTATGATTCTGTGTACTTTGGGGGAGAGGGCTGTTGAataatggtgattttttttttttgtcaccctaCCCTGGTGAGAGATGACCAGTGTATTGAAAGAAAGGGAAGAAAAATAAAATTTGCAAAATGAATCAGTATCATTAAATTGCAATGTTTTTCTGATTAACCTCACCATTGTTTGATATGTAATGTAGTAGGAAACTATAAAGGTTAAATTGCCCCATCAATGATGCTTGGCCAGTAGAATATGGAATGTGTAGTATTGACATTTTCCAAATATTTGGATCTGTAGTATTTATTTCTGTATTTATCTTTTCAGAGTGTTATACCAGCAACAAAATCAGCCTATTGATGCTCTACAAGCTTACATTTGTGCAGTACAATATGACAAAGGTCACACAGCAGCTTGGACTAATCTAGGCATACTGTATGAAACTTGCAATCAGCCACGGGATGCTCTAGCCTGTTATATGAATGCAACACGTGGTAGCAATAAACCTGTGAACCCCAACCTTGCGCCACGCATAAAATTTCTCCAACAGCAACTTGCAAATGCTCCCATGCCGAGTGCAGTAAACAAGCCTCGGCAACTGCTGAGCATTGAGGAGGCTTGGAACCTACCTGTTACAACAGACATGTCCAATAGGCAACAGGGCCAAagccaggggcagcaggtgtctggTCAGCAAAGATCAATAGCAGCTGGGGCCAGTAATTTCCAAAAGTATGGCCAGCAATTTGGCCCTGCAGGCTCAGCAGGgccaccaccaccttacccagcATCTGGTAATGATGCCAAGCGGTTTAAGCCTGATTTGGCTGGAGATCAGCAACGACCACACTTCTACCTCAATCAGCAACAGATGCAAGTATTGCATTATCAGCAGCAGAATCAAGCCAATTtaacaccacagcagcagcagcaactacaacagctGCAACAGAATTACCGTCTCATGCAGCAGCATCAGATGAAAATGCATCAGCAACAGCAAATGCAGCAGCAGACGGTTGTGCAGGGCCCGCAGGTATCGCCAAGCCTTGGTCAACCTCCCAGTTTTGTTCAAGGTGGGCAGATGGCTCGTCCTGGGCAGCCTGCTGGTGTTCCAAACTATACACAACCAGCAACAAATGGGGTAAACAGAGGATTTGTAACCCAGAGACCTCAGACACCCACTACCAATTATAATCAACCTAATCAAGCATATTCTCAACCTTCCTCAACTGGTGGATACATTACCCAAAATCAATCATATACCAATGGGGGAGTACCAACAACTTCTGCTAGTTATGGTTTTAATAATGGCTACAATAACAGTAACCTGAATGAGGCATTACCCAAAGACCTAAGTGGTATTACACCAGAAACAACAGTCAGTGACCAAGAACTCCAGGAGCTTAAGGAACTCATTAGTCAAAAGGAGTTCACAACATCACTTGCAGAAGATTTATTGAATCGTTTAGCTCAAGGGGAAGATGTAATCGATGAATTAGCAAAGGCCGGTGATGTTGGTCCAGAAGTAGCCCTGCCCAATACCCaattctctaccaccaccacttctccaTCCACAACATCTGCACCAACTTCTGCATCCACTTCTACCACATTACAGTCGGGCATCACATACATCAAACAAGAACTTCCTGATACTAAAGTATCACATCAGAATATTTCACCCGAAACAAAACCTCGTTTAACTAACATGAGGCTTTGTGAAATTAAAGTTGAGCCTACAGCTGAACCTGTGTTCTCAATCAacatgagtagtgcagatattatgAGTGGATGCAAGGGTCGAGGAGCTAGTGTCCGTAATACGAGTATGGTTTCAGACAAGCAGCTACCTCCAGCATTGCCAGAGCCCCCTAAAGTAAAACTGAACAAGGAGCAGCTTTTACCGAATACACCTTCAGTACTTTTAGACAACAAAAAACTAGCCTTCTCACCACAGTTGCAAGAGTTTTGTCTTCAGCATCCAATAGCTGTTGTGCGAGGCTTGGCATCTGCACTTAAATTAGATTTGGGGCTCTTTTCTACAAAAACTTTAGTTGAAGTAAATCCAGAACATTCAGTTGAGGTACGAACTCAGTTGAAGCAAGATGCAGATGAGAATATCGATTCTGCAACTGAAGCTAAAATATGGCCCTGTGCCAGTCACCGTTCTCACACCACAGTTGCAAAATATGCCCAGTATCAAGCATCTAGTTTTCAAGAGAGCCTCAAAGAAGAACAAGACAGAATTGCAGCAGGTGCACCAAAGACTGATGACAGTAAAAAGAAAAAAGTGCAAAAAATGATAAAGTTTGGCACGAATGTTGACTTGTCCGATGAAAAGAAGTGGCGTGCACAGCTACAGGAACTAATGAAGCTGCCAGCATTTGCAAGAGTAGTTTCTGCGGGAAACATGCTCTCTCATGTTGGGCATTCCATCCTGGGCATGAATACCGTGCAACTTTACATGAAggtaaataatgtgtgtgtgtgtgtattttttttttcaacatgtcgaccgcatctcaccgaggcagggtgacccaaaaagaaagaaaaaaactttcatgatcattcaacactttcaccatcactcatacataatcactatcttAGCAGAGGCATTCAGatactgccaatatcctaaacccctcctttaaagttcaggcattgtggttcccattttcaggactcgggtccagcctgccggtttccctgaatcccttcataaactttactctgcttacactccaacagcacattaagtcctaaaaagcatttgtctccatttgctcctatctaacatgctcatgcatgcttgttggaagtccacaaaacgtcctttaccccctccaacctttgctaggccaacctctaccccgccttccctccactacagatacaTACACTCTCTAAGTcgttctactttgttccatcctctctacatgtccgaaccacctcaacaccccctCCTCGGCCCTCtgcataatagttttggtaattccgcacctcctaatttccaaaccacgaattctctgcattatattcacaccacacattgccctcagacatgatatctccactgcctccagccttctccttgttccaacattcactacccatataagagcgttggtataactgtattctcatacagtcccctctttgcttccatggagaaagttctttgtctccacagacttctcagtGTGCCACTCACCTTTCTCCCCTCAACAGttctttgattcacctcatctttcatagacccatctgctgacacgtccactcctaaatatctgaatacattcacctcctccatactctcactCCAACctgatacccaatctttcattacctaattatttttgttatcctcatcatcttgctctttcctatatttactttcattttcttcttttacataccctaccaaactcatccaccaacctctgcaactctcttcagaatcttccaaaatcacagtgtcatcagcaaagagcaagtgtgacaactcccactttgtgttagattctttatcttttaaccccaaacctcttgccaacacctgaccattcacttctcttaaaaccccatctataaatatattgaacaaccatggtgacatcacacatctatgTCTAAGGTCTGCTTTTGCATGGAAATAATCTCCCCCTCTCCTAAATACTcttaacctgaacctcactatcctcataaaaacatttcactgctttcagtaacctacctcctattccatacatttgcagaatctgccacattgctatcctatccaccctgtcatatatatatagtatatatatatatatatatatatatatatatatatatatatatatatatatatatatatatatatatatatatatatatatatatatattatatatatatatatatatatattatatatatatatatatatatatatatatatatatatatatatatatatatatatatatatatttatatatatatatatttatatataaggccttagacaaggatgtgtgatgtcaccgtggttgtttaatatatttatagatggggttgtaagagaagtaaatgcgagggtattggcaagaggcgtggagttaaaagataaagaatcacacacaaagtgggagttgtcacagctgctctttgctgatgacactgtgctcttgggagattctgaagagaagttgcagagattggtggatgaatttggtagggtgtgcaaaagaagaaaattaaaggtgaatacaggaaagagtaaggttatgaagataacaaaaagattaggtgatgaaagattggatatcagattggagggagagagtatggaggaggtgaacgtattcagatatttgggagtggacgtttcagcggatgggtctatgaaagatgaggtgaatcatagaattgatgagggaaaaagagtgagtggtgcacttaggagtctgtggagacaaagaactttgtccttggaggcaaagaggggaatgtatgagagtatagttttaccaacgctcttatatgggtgtgaagcgtgggtgatgaatgttgcagtgaggagaaggctggaggcagtggagatgtcatgtctgagggcaatgtgtggtgtgaatataatgcagagaattcgtagtttggaagttaggaggaggtgcgggattaccaaaactgttgtccagagggctgaggaagggttgttgaggtggttcggacatgtagagagaatggagcgaaacagaatgacttcaagagtgtatcagtctgtagtggaaggaaggcggggtaggggtcggcctaggaaaggttggagggagggggtaaaggaggttttgtgtgcgaggggcttggacttccagcaggcatgcgtgagcgtgtttgataggagtgaatggagacaaatggtttttaatacttgacgtgctgttggagtgtgagcaaggtaacatttatgaagggattcagggaaaccggcaggccggacttgagtcctggagatgggaagtacagtgcctgcactctgaaggaggggtgttaatgttgcagtttaaaaactgtagtgtaaagcacccttctggcaagacagtgatggagtgaatgatggtgaaagtttttctttttcgggccaccctgccttggtgggaatcggccagtgtgataataaaaaaaaaataaaatttatatatattctccatggggaagtggaacagaattcttcctccctaagccatgcgtgttgtaagaggcgactaaaatgccgggagcaaggggctagtaacctcttcttctgtatatattactaaatgtaaaaggagaaactttcgtttttccttttgggccaccccgcctcggtgggatacggccggtgtgttgaaagaaagaaatatatatatattctccatggggaagtggaacagaattcttcctccctaagccatgcgtgttgtaagaggcgactaaaatgccggaagcaaagggctagtaacctcttcttctgtgtatattactaaatgtaaaaggagaaattttcatttttccttttgggccaccccgcctcggtgggatacgaccagtgtgttgaaagaaagaaagatatatatatatttgggatattggcagtttggagggatatgttgtgtatctttatatgtatatgcttctaaactgttgtattctgagcacctctgcaaaaacagtgataatatgtgagtgtggtgaaagtgttgaatgatgatgaaagtattttctttttggggattttctttcttttttgtgtcaccctgagtcggtgggagacggctgacttgttgaaaaaaaaaaaaatatggaagtggaacagaattcttcctccgtaagccatgcgtgttgtaagaggcgacttaaatgtcgggagcaaggggctagtaaccccttctcccgtataaattactaaatttaagagaaactttcgtttttcttttttggccaccctgccttggtgggatacggccggtgtgttgaaagaaagaatatatatacaggagggccccgctttatggcgttccgctttacggcgttccgctaatacggacatttcaaattatgaccaaaactcactatacggctccccccacctgactttctaatacggtcaccgtgccccaccctgtttgtttacattctccatgagctcagtaagcactaagtctctccattttgtctggaaactccaaaatttcaaatgtttttaaaagttatttcatattttatatatactctgataattatacttatgtatacctgtacctaaataaacttacatacatcaagtcatttaaatgtcgtatattacgttaatatacacattttcattaatccatccatgatatttttttcaaaattatataataaacacgatgcataacatataaataagataaatacaccccacagtagaataaataaacataaatgtgagatgtgagcagacgacttccacaagtgacgccataataacaatactcaccgagtctcattaaatgtcgtatattacggtaatatacacattttcattaatccatccatgatatttttttcaaaattatataataaacacgatgcataacatataaataagataaatacaccccacagtagaataaataaacataaatgtgagatgtgagcagacgacttccacaagtgacgccataataacaatagtcaccgagtctcattaaatgtcgtatattacggtaatatacacattttcattaatccatccatgatatttttttcaaaattatataataaacacgatgcataacatataaataagataaatacaccccacagtagaataaataaacataaatgtgagctgtggtagcagacgacttccacaagtggtgataataacaatagtcaccgagtctcattaaatgtcgtatattacggtaatatacacattttcattaatccagccatgatatttttttcaaaattatataataaacacgatacataacataaaaagatgataaatacaccccacaatagaataaataaacataaatataagatgtgggagcctggtttgtttactctgtgcctggcctgtcacctctcatgtactcattctttctctctctcatttattcgttttatctcatttacttactcctgaccctacattaagactacaaatattttaaggtaagtaatgagtgaactgtatatacattttatcgctctgggatgcttaaatatcatagaatagtatgtgtgggtggggtggcctggtgaggtagcctggctattacaatagataccacacttgatttcttacaataaatactacttgtctcaccctagattaagactataaatattttaaggtaagtaatgagtgcactatgtgtgtattgtacctttttattgttttttgatgcctggttctattgctaacttaatatatgttagtgtaaacttgttatctagtgtttgtatgcatttataagtggaaaaaaagggtgttccactttacggcgatttccgctttacggcggtagcctggaacctaacctgccgtataagtggggccctcctgtacagtggacccctggtttacgatattatttcattccagaagtatgttcaggtgccagtactgaccgaatttgttcccataaggaatattgtgaattagattagtccatttcagacccccaaacatacacatacaaacgcacttacataaatacacttacataattggtcgcactgggagctgatcgtaaaccgggggtccactgtatatgtatatttaggtagtaggttggtagacagcaaccgcccagggaggtactaccatcctgccaagtgagtgtaaaacgaaagcctgtaattgttttacatgatggtaggattgctggtgtccattttttgtctcataaacatgcaaggtttcaggtacgtcttgctacttctacttacacttaggtcacactacacata
This Cherax quadricarinatus isolate ZL_2023a chromosome 58, ASM3850222v1, whole genome shotgun sequence DNA region includes the following protein-coding sequences:
- the Utx gene encoding histone demethylase UTY isoform X1 is translated as MEVTETTEEINLTPQELQVLAELDSRKFGFVKLSEAVNSKKRALVLKAVRYLESLIIHANNNKNINNNNNTNNNNNNNNDGGTEIDSKRCALSPTTTTTTTIIIKKESDLSTNIATTTSNNHPPSDTTLLDTISSQEDEDDDSSSGRINTSTTTSTTSHTHNASDTAISIEPRTYCKLGHLHLLLEDYPKAMSAYQKFYNLRTNDYWKDAAFLYGQGLVYFHFNAFQWAIKAFQQVLYIEPGFSRANEVHLRLGLMFKVQSDYESSLKHFQSALIDAGPASFSKLEIQFHVAHLYELQNKHRAAREAYENLLKEPDLPNHLRADIQRQLGWMYHTVESLGEKSYRELTAVQYLQKSIEADPKSGQSLYLLGRCYSALGKVHDAFIAYRNSVDKCEGNADTWCSIGVLYQQQNQPIDALQAYICAVQYDKGHTAAWTNLGILYETCNQPRDALACYMNATRGSNKPVNPNLAPRIKFLQQQLANAPMPSAVNKPRQLLSIEEAWNLPVTTDMSNRQQGQSQGQQVSGQQRSIAAGASNFQKYGQQFGPAGSAGPPPPYPASGNDAKRFKPDLAGDQQRPHFYLNQQQMQVLHYQQQNQANLTPQQQQQLQQLQQNYRLMQQHQMKMHQQQQMQQQTVVQGPQVSPSLGQPPSFVQGGQMARPGQPAGVPNYTQPATNGVNRGFVTQRPQTPTTNYNQPNQAYSQPSSTGGYITQNQSYTNGGVPTTSASYGFNNGYNNSNLNEALPKDLSGITPETTVSDQELQELKELISQKEFTTSLAEDLLNRLAQGEDVIDELAKAGDVGPEVALPNTQFSTTTTSPSTTSAPTSASTSTTLQSGITYIKQELPDTKVSHQNISPETKPRLTNMRLCEIKVEPTAEPVFSINMSSADIMSGCKGRGASVRNTSMVSDKQLPPALPEPPKVKLNKEQLLPNTPSVLLDNKKLAFSPQLQEFCLQHPIAVVRGLASALKLDLGLFSTKTLVEVNPEHSVEVRTQLKQDADENIDSATEAKIWPCASHRSHTTVAKYAQYQASSFQESLKEEQDRIAAGAPKTDDSKKKKVQKMIKFGTNVDLSDEKKWRAQLQELMKLPAFARVVSAGNMLSHVGHSILGMNTVQLYMKVPGSRTPGHQENNNFCSININIGPGDCEWFGVPDAYWGVIANLCEKNRTNYLHGSWWPDLQELYDENVPVYRFHQKPGDMVWVNSGCVHWVQAVGWCNNIAWNVGPLTARQYILALERYEWNKLQSFKSIVPLVHLSWNLARNIKVSDPKLFEAIKGCLMRSFRQVCLSLDFVKMCGLETKFHGRTRTDASHYCGVCEIEVFNVLFVKEQERRHVVHCIDCARRQAPRLEGFVVLEEYHLNDLCQVYDNFILHSVQGQTLPGQAPTPPPTSSTPTPIT
- the Utx gene encoding histone demethylase UTY isoform X2 — its product is MEVTETTEEINLTPQELQVLAELDSRKFGFVKLSEAVNSKKRALVLKAVRYLESLIIHANNNKNINNNNNTNNNNNNNNDGGTEIDSKRCALSPTTTTTTTIIIKKESDLSTNIATTTSNNHPPSDTTLLDTISSQEDEDDDSSSGRINTSTTTSTTSHTHNASDTAISIEPRTYCKLGHLHLLLEDYPKAMSAYQKFYNLRTNDYWKDAAFLYGQGLVYFHFNAFQWAIKAFQQVLYIEPGFSRANEVHLRLGLMFKVQSDYESSLKHFQSALIDAGPASFSKLEIQFHVAHLYELQNKHRAAREAYENLLKEPDLPNHLRADIQRQLGWMYHTVESLGEKSYRELTAVQYLQKSIEADPKSGQSLYLLGRCYSALGKVHDAFIAYRNSVDKCEGNADTWCSIGVLYQQQNQPIDALQAYICAVQYDKGHTAAWTNLGILYETCNQPRDALACYMNATRGSNKPVNPNLAPRIKFLQQQLANAPMPSAVNKPRQLLSIEEAWNLPVTTDMSNRQQGQSQGQQVSGQQRSIAAGASNFQKYGQQFGPAGSAGPPPPYPASGNDAKRFKPDLAGDQQRPHFYLNQQQMQVLHYQQQNQANLTPQQQQQLQQLQQNYRLMQQHQMKMHQQQQMQQQTVVQGPQVSPSLGQPPSFVQGGQMARPGQPAGVPNYTQPATNGVNRGFVTQRPQTPTTNYNQPNQAYSQPSSTGGYITQNQSYTNGGVPTTSASYGFNNGYNNSNLNEALPKDLSGITPETTVSDQELQELKELISQKEFTTSLAEDLLNRLAQGEDVIDELAKAGDVGPEVALPNTQFSTTTTSPSTTSAPTSASTSTTLQSGITYIKQELPDTKVSHQNISPETKPRLTNMRLCEIKVEPTAEPVFSINMSSADIMSGCKGRGASVRNTSMVSDKQLPPALPEPPKVKLNKEQLLPNTPSVLLDNKKLAFSPQLQEFCLQHPIAVVRGLASALKLDLGLFSTKTLVEVNPEHSVEVRTQLKQDADENIDSATEAKIWPCASHRSHTTVAKYAQYQASSFQESLKEEQDRIAAGAPKTDDSKKKKVQKMIKFGTNVDLSDEKKWRAQLQELMKLPAFARVVSAGNMLSHVGHSILGMNTVQLYMKVPGSRTPGHQENNNFCSININIGPGDCEWFGVPDAYWGVIANLCEKNRTNYLHGSWWPDLQELYDENVPVYRFHQKPGDMVWVNSGCVHWVQAVGWCNNIAWNVGPLTARQYILALERYEWNKLQSFKSIVPLVHLSWNLARNIKVSDPKLFEAIKGCLMRSFRQVCLSLDFVKMCGLETKFHGRTRTDASHYCGVCEIEVFNVLFVKEQERRHVVHCIDCARRQAPRLEGFVVLEEYHLNDLCQVYDNFILHSGQTLPGQAPTPPPTSSTPTPIT
- the Utx gene encoding lysine-specific demethylase 6A isoform X3, whose amino-acid sequence is MFKVQSDYESSLKHFQSALIDAGPASFSKLEIQFHVAHLYELQNKHRAAREAYENLLKEPDLPNHLRADIQRQLGWMYHTVESLGEKSYRELTAVQYLQKSIEADPKSGQSLYLLGRCYSALGKVHDAFIAYRNSVDKCEGNADTWCSIGVLYQQQNQPIDALQAYICAVQYDKGHTAAWTNLGILYETCNQPRDALACYMNATRGSNKPVNPNLAPRIKFLQQQLANAPMPSAVNKPRQLLSIEEAWNLPVTTDMSNRQQGQSQGQQVSGQQRSIAAGASNFQKYGQQFGPAGSAGPPPPYPASGNDAKRFKPDLAGDQQRPHFYLNQQQMQVLHYQQQNQANLTPQQQQQLQQLQQNYRLMQQHQMKMHQQQQMQQQTVVQGPQVSPSLGQPPSFVQGGQMARPGQPAGVPNYTQPATNGVNRGFVTQRPQTPTTNYNQPNQAYSQPSSTGGYITQNQSYTNGGVPTTSASYGFNNGYNNSNLNEALPKDLSGITPETTVSDQELQELKELISQKEFTTSLAEDLLNRLAQGEDVIDELAKAGDVGPEVALPNTQFSTTTTSPSTTSAPTSASTSTTLQSGITYIKQELPDTKVSHQNISPETKPRLTNMRLCEIKVEPTAEPVFSINMSSADIMSGCKGRGASVRNTSMVSDKQLPPALPEPPKVKLNKEQLLPNTPSVLLDNKKLAFSPQLQEFCLQHPIAVVRGLASALKLDLGLFSTKTLVEVNPEHSVEVRTQLKQDADENIDSATEAKIWPCASHRSHTTVAKYAQYQASSFQESLKEEQDRIAAGAPKTDDSKKKKVQKMIKFGTNVDLSDEKKWRAQLQELMKLPAFARVVSAGNMLSHVGHSILGMNTVQLYMKVPGSRTPGHQENNNFCSININIGPGDCEWFGVPDAYWGVIANLCEKNRTNYLHGSWWPDLQELYDENVPVYRFHQKPGDMVWVNSGCVHWVQAVGWCNNIAWNVGPLTARQYILALERYEWNKLQSFKSIVPLVHLSWNLARNIKVSDPKLFEAIKGCLMRSFRQVCLSLDFVKMCGLETKFHGRTRTDASHYCGVCEIEVFNVLFVKEQERRHVVHCIDCARRQAPRLEGFVVLEEYHLNDLCQVYDNFILHSVQGQTLPGQAPTPPPTSSTPTPIT